In Xenopus tropicalis strain Nigerian chromosome 5, UCB_Xtro_10.0, whole genome shotgun sequence, one genomic interval encodes:
- the ccnc gene encoding cyclin-C has translation MAGNFWQSSHYLQWILDKQDLLKERQKDLKFLSEEEYWKLQIFFTNVIQALGEHLKLRQQVIATATVYFKRFYARYSLKSIDPVLMAPTCVFLASKVEEFGVVSNTRLISAATSVLKTRFSYAFPKEFPYRMNHILECEFYLLELMDCCLIVYHPYRPLLQYVQDMGQEDMLLPLAWRIVNDTYRTDLCLLYPPFMIALACLHVACVVQQKDARQWFAELSVDMEKILEIIRVILKLYEQWKNFDERKEMATILNKMPKPKPPPNSEGEQGTNGSQSSGYSQS, from the exons ATGGCGGGGAACTTTTGGCAGAGCTCTCACTA tttGCAATGGATTTTGGACAAACAAGACTTATTAAAAGAACGACAAAAAGACCTAAAATTTTTAAGTGAAGAAGAATATTGGAAATTGCAGATATTTTTTACAAATG TTATCCAAGCTTTAGGAGAACACCTTAAATTACGACAACAAGTCATTGCCACTGCCACTgtttattttaaaagattttatgcCAG GTATTCTTTAAAAAGTATAGATCCTGTATTAATGGCACCAACATGTGTGTTTTTGGCATCCAAAGTAGAG GAATTTGGTGTTGTTTCAAACACAAGATTAATCTCTGCTGCTACCTCTGTGT TAAAAACTAGGTTTTCATATGCATTTCCAAAGGAATTTCCTTACAGAATGAACCAT ataTTGGAATGTGAATTCTACCTATTAGAATTAATG GATTGTTGCTTGATAGTATATCATCCCTATAGACCCTTGCTTCAGTACGTGCAGGACATGGGACAGGAAGATATGCTACTTCCACTAGCATG gagGATAGTAAACGATACATACCGTACAGATCTATGCCTGCTATACCCACCATTTATGATTGCTCTTG CCTGTCTGCATGTAGCATGTGTTGTCCAACAGAAAGATGCACGCCAGTGGTTTGCTGAACTATCTGTGGATATGGAAAAG ATTTTGGAAATAATTAGAGTTATCCTTAAACTATATGAACAGTGGAAGAACTTTGATGAGAGAAAGGAAATGGCTACTATTCTTAATAAAATGCCGAAACCCAAGCCTCCCCCTAACAG TGAAGGTGAACAAGGAACAAATGGAAGCCAAAGCTCTGGGTACAGTCAGTCTTGA
- the ccnc gene encoding cyclin-C isoform X1, protein MAPTCVFLASKVEEFGVVSNTRLISAATSVLKTRFSYAFPKEFPYRMNHILECEFYLLELMDCCLIVYHPYRPLLQYVQDMGQEDMLLPLAWRIVNDTYRTDLCLLYPPFMIALACLHVACVVQQKDARQWFAELSVDMEKILEIIRVILKLYEQWKNFDERKEMATILNKMPKPKPPPNSEGEQGTNGSQSSGYSQS, encoded by the exons ATGGCACCAACATGTGTGTTTTTGGCATCCAAAGTAGAG GAATTTGGTGTTGTTTCAAACACAAGATTAATCTCTGCTGCTACCTCTGTGT TAAAAACTAGGTTTTCATATGCATTTCCAAAGGAATTTCCTTACAGAATGAACCAT ataTTGGAATGTGAATTCTACCTATTAGAATTAATG GATTGTTGCTTGATAGTATATCATCCCTATAGACCCTTGCTTCAGTACGTGCAGGACATGGGACAGGAAGATATGCTACTTCCACTAGCATG gagGATAGTAAACGATACATACCGTACAGATCTATGCCTGCTATACCCACCATTTATGATTGCTCTTG CCTGTCTGCATGTAGCATGTGTTGTCCAACAGAAAGATGCACGCCAGTGGTTTGCTGAACTATCTGTGGATATGGAAAAG ATTTTGGAAATAATTAGAGTTATCCTTAAACTATATGAACAGTGGAAGAACTTTGATGAGAGAAAGGAAATGGCTACTATTCTTAATAAAATGCCGAAACCCAAGCCTCCCCCTAACAG TGAAGGTGAACAAGGAACAAATGGAAGCCAAAGCTCTGGGTACAGTCAGTCTTGA